In the genome of Streptomyces pactum, one region contains:
- a CDS encoding MFS transporter, with protein sequence MNVPSVRPPAAAALSPVGLATVLIGAALPLIDFFIVNVALPAMGRDLRAGEAVLELVVAGYGVAYAVLLVLGGRLGDSFGRRRLYLTGMAAFGVTSLACGLAPDAWTLVAARVAQGAAAALLLPQVLATIHATTSGPRRARALSLYGATAGLSMVAGQILGGLLVAADVAGTGWRAVFLVNVPVALVGLALALRTVPETRSERPAGVDVPGTLLLAATLIALLLPLTEGRAAGWPVWTWVSLALFPLLAAAFWTVERRADRAAARTGGPAGDGARAGGAGGSGRVPLVPPSLFELPGLRRGLALILPFSIGFGGFMFVIAVALQQGLRYGPVAAGLALVPMAVAFFTASLVQPRLVARFGGAVVTAGGLVQALGLGLLAVTVARGWPGLSGWELLPGMLLAGLGQGFQLPVLFRIILADVPAERAGVGSGVLVTAQQAALALGVATLGTLFLSLEPSVGMRDALVWTLGAQLAAVALTVGLSLRLPRSLT encoded by the coding sequence GTGAACGTGCCCTCCGTCCGGCCGCCCGCGGCCGCCGCCCTGTCCCCGGTGGGCCTGGCCACCGTGCTGATCGGTGCCGCGCTGCCGCTGATCGACTTCTTCATCGTCAACGTCGCGCTGCCGGCCATGGGCCGGGACCTGCGCGCCGGTGAGGCGGTGCTGGAGCTGGTGGTGGCCGGTTACGGCGTGGCGTACGCCGTGCTGCTGGTCCTCGGCGGGCGGCTCGGCGACTCCTTCGGCCGCCGCCGGCTCTACCTGACCGGGATGGCGGCGTTCGGGGTCACCTCGCTCGCCTGCGGGCTGGCGCCGGACGCCTGGACCCTGGTGGCCGCCCGGGTGGCGCAGGGCGCCGCGGCGGCGCTGCTGCTGCCGCAGGTGCTCGCCACCATCCACGCCACCACCAGCGGCCCGCGCCGGGCGCGGGCACTGAGCCTGTACGGGGCGACCGCCGGGCTGTCCATGGTGGCCGGGCAGATCCTGGGCGGGCTGCTGGTGGCCGCCGATGTGGCGGGCACCGGCTGGCGCGCGGTGTTCCTGGTGAACGTGCCGGTCGCCCTGGTGGGGCTGGCGCTGGCCCTGCGTACCGTCCCGGAGACCCGCTCCGAGCGTCCGGCCGGGGTGGACGTCCCCGGCACGCTGCTGCTGGCGGCCACGCTGATCGCGCTGCTGCTGCCGCTGACCGAGGGCCGGGCGGCCGGCTGGCCGGTGTGGACCTGGGTGTCCCTGGCGCTGTTCCCGCTGCTGGCCGCCGCCTTCTGGACGGTGGAGCGCCGCGCCGACCGCGCCGCGGCGCGGACCGGCGGGCCGGCCGGTGACGGGGCCCGGGCCGGTGGCGCGGGCGGCTCCGGCCGGGTGCCGCTGGTGCCGCCGAGCCTGTTCGAACTGCCGGGTCTGCGCCGCGGTCTGGCCCTGATCCTGCCGTTCTCGATCGGTTTCGGCGGCTTCATGTTCGTGATCGCGGTGGCGCTCCAGCAGGGGCTGCGGTACGGCCCGGTGGCGGCCGGGCTGGCGCTGGTGCCGATGGCCGTGGCGTTCTTCACCGCGTCCCTGGTGCAGCCCCGGCTGGTGGCCCGGTTCGGCGGCGCGGTGGTGACGGCCGGCGGCCTGGTCCAGGCGCTGGGGCTGGGGCTGCTGGCGGTGACGGTGGCGCGCGGCTGGCCGGGGCTGTCCGGCTGGGAGCTGCTGCCGGGGATGCTGCTGGCCGGGCTGGGGCAGGGCTTCCAGCTGCCGGTGCTGTTCCGGATCATCCTGGCGGACGTGCCGGCCGAGCGGGCCGGCGTGGGCAGCGGGGTGCTGGTCACCGCCCAGCAGGCCGCCCTGGCGCTGGGCGTGGCGACCCTGGGCACCCTCTTCCTCTCCCTGGAGCCGTCGGTCGGCATGCGCGACGCCCTGGTGTGGACGCTCGGCGCCCAGCTGGCGGCGGTCGCGCTGACGGTGGGCCTGAGCCTGCGGCTGCCCCGGTCGCTGACCTGA
- a CDS encoding N-acetyltransferase, which yields MTEHDDIRITTLAERPSLTPGIYLIDESWPVFVAHDLVAAALWSRVAEDFPEYCVVATEGDRVVARGLSVPFNGAAEGREETPDQGWDRVLSWAFSDLRHGRPATVVSALEITVDNAHLGRGLSYRMLAAMRAAAGAQGHTALMAPVRPNAKHREPHVPMAEYLRRRREDGLPADPWLRVHVKAGGTIEKIAPASMTVSGSLDQWRRWTGLPFDRDGAVEVPGALVPVVCDTALDRAVYVEPNVWVRHTVPGSAG from the coding sequence GTGACCGAACATGACGACATCCGCATCACCACGCTCGCCGAACGCCCGTCGCTGACCCCGGGGATCTACCTGATCGACGAGTCCTGGCCGGTCTTCGTCGCCCACGACCTGGTGGCCGCCGCCCTGTGGAGCCGGGTGGCCGAGGACTTCCCGGAGTACTGCGTGGTGGCCACCGAGGGGGACCGGGTGGTGGCGCGCGGGCTCAGCGTGCCGTTCAACGGCGCGGCGGAGGGCCGGGAGGAGACCCCGGACCAGGGCTGGGACCGGGTGCTGAGCTGGGCGTTCTCCGACCTGCGGCACGGGCGTCCGGCCACCGTCGTCAGCGCCCTGGAGATCACGGTGGACAACGCCCACCTCGGCCGCGGACTGTCGTACCGCATGCTGGCCGCGATGCGGGCCGCCGCCGGCGCCCAGGGGCACACCGCCCTGATGGCCCCGGTCCGCCCGAACGCCAAGCACCGGGAGCCGCACGTCCCGATGGCCGAGTACCTGCGCCGGCGGCGCGAGGACGGGCTGCCGGCCGACCCGTGGCTGCGGGTGCACGTCAAGGCCGGCGGCACCATCGAGAAGATCGCGCCGGCCTCCATGACGGTCAGCGGGTCGCTCGACCAGTGGCGGCGGTGGACCGGCCTGCCGTTCGACCGCGACGGCGCGGTCGAGGTGCCCGGCGCCCTGGTGCCGGTGGTCTGCGACACGGCGCTGGACCGGGCGGTCTACGTCGAGCCCAACGTCTGGGTCCGGCACACCGTCCCGGGGTCGGCCGGCTGA
- a CDS encoding insulinase family protein, giving the protein MQRDVIDGVTVLWTQAPGPLEAALVFGCGLSDESFRHLGVTHLVEHLAMSTLPRLHHEHNASVTLSLTEFTASGSPAQVTEFLVRVCEALSALPLDRMEREAGVLAAEGAGVIDPTGAELLSFRYGTVGAGLASWDGPGPDRIPAQAVRDIAARYFHADNAVLVLTGPPPAGLRLPLPRGPRPGRGTAQPVRKAGPAWFPAEVPGPGLAFHGDTDDPALVLAHAVLQERLRQRARHQEGLSYEVDGARVPTGAGQGEYLLCLDAREGQEQRVAELLWEETLRMAGAGVTEEELAEELAGFREVWLDPRSVPSELGEAAACLLFGLEYRDARTRLDALAKVTPEQAGRAFTGALDTVLLVVPSEVEVELRRLDGASLAQDPCSATRAFPSDVRVFKPSLANRIISSEARAARLGVGPSGLWCRDAGHDVHHVPFDEVVGVEVRGAGRVVFGSCGCLVPVVPELWAKIGPAVAAIDAAVPEALRYETSGLLADRDD; this is encoded by the coding sequence ATGCAGCGTGACGTGATCGACGGCGTGACCGTTCTGTGGACTCAGGCCCCCGGCCCCCTCGAAGCCGCCCTCGTCTTCGGGTGCGGGCTGAGTGACGAGTCGTTCAGGCACCTGGGAGTGACGCATCTCGTCGAGCACCTGGCGATGAGCACGCTGCCGCGGCTCCACCACGAGCACAACGCGTCGGTCACGCTCTCCCTCACCGAGTTCACCGCGTCGGGGAGCCCCGCGCAGGTGACGGAGTTCCTGGTCCGGGTCTGCGAGGCGCTGTCCGCGCTGCCGCTGGACCGGATGGAGCGCGAGGCCGGGGTGCTCGCCGCCGAGGGCGCCGGCGTCATCGACCCCACCGGCGCGGAGCTGCTGTCGTTCCGGTACGGCACGGTCGGCGCCGGACTGGCTTCCTGGGACGGGCCGGGACCCGACCGCATCCCCGCCCAGGCCGTCCGTGACATCGCCGCCCGCTACTTCCACGCGGACAACGCCGTCCTGGTGCTGACCGGCCCGCCGCCGGCCGGCCTGCGCCTTCCGCTGCCACGCGGCCCACGGCCCGGCCGCGGCACGGCACAGCCGGTGCGCAAGGCGGGGCCGGCCTGGTTCCCGGCCGAGGTACCCGGGCCCGGCCTGGCCTTCCACGGCGACACCGACGACCCCGCGCTGGTGCTCGCCCACGCCGTGCTCCAGGAACGGCTCCGGCAGCGGGCACGGCACCAGGAGGGCTTGTCGTACGAGGTGGACGGCGCCCGCGTCCCCACGGGCGCGGGGCAGGGCGAGTACCTCCTGTGCCTGGACGCCCGGGAGGGCCAGGAACAGCGCGTCGCCGAGCTGCTGTGGGAGGAGACCCTGCGGATGGCGGGCGCCGGAGTCACCGAGGAGGAGCTCGCGGAGGAGCTGGCCGGGTTCCGGGAGGTCTGGCTCGACCCGCGGTCGGTGCCCTCCGAACTCGGCGAAGCCGCCGCGTGCCTGCTGTTCGGGCTCGAATACCGGGACGCGCGGACACGGCTGGACGCCCTGGCGAAGGTCACCCCGGAACAGGCGGGGCGGGCGTTCACCGGCGCGCTCGACACCGTCCTGCTCGTCGTGCCGAGCGAGGTGGAGGTGGAGCTGCGGCGGCTCGACGGCGCCTCCCTCGCCCAGGACCCCTGCTCCGCCACGCGCGCGTTCCCGTCCGACGTGCGGGTCTTCAAGCCCTCGCTGGCCAACCGGATCATCTCCTCGGAGGCCCGCGCGGCACGGCTCGGCGTCGGCCCCTCCGGACTGTGGTGCCGCGACGCCGGCCACGACGTGCACCATGTGCCCTTCGACGAGGTCGTGGGCGTGGAGGTGCGGGGCGCGGGCCGCGTGGTGTTCGGCTCCTGCGGTTGCCTCGTCCCGGTGGTGCCGGAGCTGTGGGCGAAGATCGGGCCGGCCGTCGCCGCCATCGACGCCGCCGTACCGGAGGCGCTGCGCTACGAGACGTCCGGCCTCCTCGCCGACCGGGACGACTGA
- a CDS encoding glycine--tRNA ligase: protein MAADKIDTIVSLSKRRGFVYPCSEIYGGQRAAWDYGPLGVELKENIKRQWWRSMVTSRDDVVGLDSSVILAREVWEASGHVATFTDPLTECTSCHKRFRADHLEEAYEAKHGKAPENGLADINCPHCGNKGGFTEPKQFSGLLSTHLGPTQDSGSVAYLRPETAQGIFTNFMQVQQTSRRKPPFGIAQVGKSFRNEITPGNFIFRTREFEQMEMEFFVKPGEDEQWHEYWMEQRWNWYRDLGIREENIRWYEHPKEKLSHYSKRTADIEYRFNFGGTEFSELEGVANRTDYDLKAHSAASGQDLSYFDQEAGERWTPYVIEPAAGVNRAMLAFMLDAYVEDEAPNAKGKMEKRTVMRLDPRLAPVKVAVLPLSRNPELSPKAKGLATDLRKHWNIEFDDAGAIGRRYRRQDEIGTPFCVTVDFDTLDDNAVTVRERDTMKQERVSLDQIQSYLGGRLIGC from the coding sequence GTGGCCGCCGACAAGATCGACACCATCGTCAGCCTGAGCAAGCGCCGTGGCTTCGTCTACCCGTGCAGTGAGATCTACGGCGGTCAGCGGGCCGCCTGGGACTACGGGCCGCTCGGTGTGGAACTGAAGGAGAACATCAAGCGGCAGTGGTGGCGCTCCATGGTCACCTCGCGCGACGACGTCGTCGGCCTCGACTCGTCGGTGATCCTGGCCCGTGAGGTCTGGGAGGCGTCCGGTCACGTCGCCACCTTCACCGACCCGCTCACCGAATGCACCTCCTGCCACAAGCGCTTCCGCGCCGACCACCTGGAGGAGGCGTACGAGGCCAAGCACGGCAAGGCCCCCGAGAACGGCCTGGCCGACATCAACTGCCCGCACTGCGGCAACAAGGGCGGCTTCACCGAGCCCAAGCAGTTCTCCGGCCTGCTCTCCACCCACCTCGGCCCCACCCAGGACTCCGGCTCGGTCGCCTACCTGCGCCCGGAGACCGCCCAGGGCATCTTCACCAACTTCATGCAGGTGCAGCAGACCTCGCGCCGCAAGCCCCCGTTCGGCATCGCCCAGGTCGGCAAGTCCTTCCGCAACGAGATCACCCCGGGCAACTTCATCTTCCGCACCCGCGAGTTCGAGCAGATGGAGATGGAATTCTTCGTCAAGCCGGGCGAGGACGAGCAGTGGCACGAGTACTGGATGGAGCAGCGCTGGAACTGGTACCGCGACCTCGGCATCCGCGAGGAGAACATCCGCTGGTACGAGCACCCCAAGGAAAAGCTCTCCCACTACTCCAAGCGCACCGCCGACATCGAGTACCGCTTCAACTTCGGCGGCACCGAGTTCTCCGAGCTGGAGGGCGTGGCCAACCGCACCGACTACGACCTCAAGGCGCACTCCGCCGCCTCCGGCCAGGACCTGTCGTACTTCGACCAGGAGGCCGGTGAGCGCTGGACCCCGTACGTCATCGAGCCGGCCGCGGGCGTCAACCGCGCCATGCTCGCCTTCATGCTGGACGCCTACGTCGAGGACGAGGCGCCCAACGCCAAGGGCAAGATGGAGAAGCGCACCGTGATGCGCCTCGACCCGCGCCTGGCGCCGGTCAAGGTCGCGGTGCTGCCGCTGTCCCGCAACCCGGAGCTGTCCCCGAAGGCCAAGGGGCTCGCCACCGACCTGCGCAAGCACTGGAACATCGAGTTCGACGACGCCGGCGCGATCGGCCGCCGCTACCGCCGCCAGGACGAGATCGGCACGCCGTTCTGCGTCACCGTGGACTTCGACACCCTGGACGACAACGCGGTGACGGTGCGCGAGCGCGACACCATGAAGCAGGAGCGGGTCTCGCTGGACCAGATCCAGAGCTACCTCGGCGGCCGGCTCATCGGCTGCTGA